A stretch of Rhododendron vialii isolate Sample 1 chromosome 4a, ASM3025357v1 DNA encodes these proteins:
- the LOC131324235 gene encoding transmembrane emp24 domain-containing protein p24beta3 — translation MERGGRKKTHAWVMVGLLLLSFFAGDVSALSVTVNDVECVSEFVFYEGDSVSGNFVVVDHDIFWSSDHPGIDFIVSSPAGNVVHSVKGTSGDKFEFRAPSSGMYKFCFHNPHSTPETVSFYIHIGHIPNEHDLAKDEHLDPINVKIAELREALESVTAEQKYLKARDARHRRTNESTRKRVIFYTLGEYILLAIASALQVVYIRRLFSKSVGYNRV, via the exons atggagagaggagggagaaagAAGACGCACGCTTGGGTAATGGTAGGGCTTCTACTGCTGAGCTTCTTCGCGGGCGACGTCTCGGCTCTCTCCGTGACCGTAAACGACGTCGAATGCGTCTCCGAGTTCGTGTTCTATGAGGGCGACTCCGTCTCCGGAAACTTCGTCGTCGTCGATCACGACATCTTCTGGAGCTCCGACCACCCCGGCATCGACTTCAtc GTGTCGTCTCCTGCAGGTAACGTGGTGCACTCGGTGAAGGGGACATCCGGTGACAAGTTTGAGTTTAGGGCCCCAAGTAGCGGAATGTACAAATTTTGTTTCCATAATCCTCACTCAACACCAGAGACTGTCTCCTTCTACATACATATCGGCCACATCCCCAATGAACATGACCTCGCCAAAGATG AGCATTTGGACCCCATTAATGTTAAAATTGCTGAGCTGAGGGAGGCATTGGAATCTGTTACAGCGGAACAGAAGTACTTGAAAGCTCGTGATGCTCGTCATCGTCGTA CAAATGAGAGCACTCGGAAGCGTGTTATATTTTACACACTGGGAGAGTACATTTTGCTAGCTATTGCAAGTGCACTTCAAGTCGTGTATATACGCCGCTTGTTCAGCAAGTCAGTCGGATACAACAGGGTCTGA